aaaaatgtattttcctctGGTTCGCATTTCAGCGAATTCAGCTTAAATAACTTCAGTTCTGAATTCCTGGATTACATTAAAATGTAGCAGAAGGGGGCGTGCGGATTTTGAGGGCGTTCATTTTAAATGTGGTTATTCGTAATTTAAGACAGGGCAGTTTGGGATCATCTTAAAAAGGCTTCTTCAGGAAGAAATCCCAAGCTTTATCCGTGTTTTCCGGGGTCCCCCCGGAGGCATAAACTGCGGGACGATCTTTCTGAGGGCGGAGGAAGGGGtgcgtttttctttttccaggagCGATGCACATCTGGATTCAAGCCTGAGCGTCCCAAAGCTAGTACGCGGAGCGGGGTGATGGCTGCACCCCAGGTCGCTGAGGACGGGCCCCGGGGGTCTCGGATCGGGGCAGCGGGATTTGCTGGCGTGGGCTGTCCCGACTGCCCGGGCCCCCGAGTCCCGGCTGCACGGCTCCGAGCCCTGCCCTCGTGGCTGCGCCGCCGCAAGGTTTTCCACGTGAAGGACCGGGTTACCCCCTCGCTGGGCGGCCGAATCCCCCCGGCAGCCAGAGGCGCACGGCTGCGGGAGGCCAGGGCCCGCCCCCGCGCGGCGGCGCCCACGCCCAGAGCCTCGGGCCCGCCGGCCCCGGCGCAGTGCAGCAGAGCGCGCTCCCGCGCGGGCCGGCcccacacgcgcgcgcgcgcgcagggCCCCGCGCGCTCcgagggggagggggcagagggggcggcacggggggaaggggaggaggcggcggcgacCGCGTCGCCTCCGGCGGGGCTCGCGCTCGCCCTCGCGCTCGCCCTCCGCCTCGCCCGAGCCCCGCGAGGGTGAAACGCTTTCTCCCGGCATGCAGCGGGAGGAGGGATTTAACACCAAGATGGCGGACGGCCCGGATGAGTACGAGAGCGAAGCGGGCTGCGTGCCCCTTCTCCATCCAGAGGTGAGGAGCGGCTCCGGGCGCAGTCCTCGGCCCGCGGTCCCCCCGGCCCTTCGCCCCCGGCCGCGCGGCTGGGCGGCGGCCTGCGCGTGTGGGGTAGTGGAGCGTGCCGGAGTTGGGGAGGGCGGGCAGGCAGGTCCAGGCCCGAGCGGGCTGTGAGCGGATAACGGGGGAGGAGATAGCGGGGCGGGCCCGGCCGGGGCGTGCTCCGGGACGCCGGCCCCGGCTGTGCCTGGAGGGCAGGGGTGGAGGTGTTGACGGGTCTCCGCTGGCGCTGCGCTCCTCGCCGGTCCGCTGGAGACCGGGCCCTGGTGCTGGTTTGGAACCGCAGCTTGAGCGCCTAGTTCTGCTCCAGCCTCcccgcgggggtggggggagaaggaaGCGCGTTtggttttgatttcttcagtttcCCTTCACCAGAGTGAACGACCGTGTCTGTTCCTCCCATTTGGCTCTCTGGAGATGTGTAGGGTATGAACACAGTTTCTTGGCCAAAGTGATGTCCTTCGTGTTGTGCCATAGGCAGCACCTCGGGGCACCTTGTGTCGGATGTCCGTATTTTAGCGTTTATCCTTAAACGATTAAAAAGAGAGGTCGAAACTTTTGGGAATAGACCCACGCTCACAGTAGCTTGTCTAAGTATCTTGTTTTTAAGGGGGACAGGAGCCAGAAAAGGATAGTGCAACACGTTTTCCCATCACATGAGTGTCTTCCCTGGAAGTAAACAGCGCTCCGCTCCAGGATCAGTAGCATTCTGTACGTGTTTACTTCTTAGTTCATAACTGAGGGAGTGCTCATTCAGGCCTGGAAGCGATTCTTGATGCCTCCCGGTGTTAAATGGTCCACAGTGATGTGCGGAGGGCAGCAGCAAAGCTTCCTGAAAAACTCGTACAGTTTTTATGAGCCTTGTAAGGGATGAAGACAATCTCTGTGTTGTGGTAGGGTGAACAAACATGGAAGCCTCTAACTGGTTAGCATGTATTAGAATGATTCTGTTTATTTCTGCAGTTGAGATTATACCCGGTGTACTGTTTGTTGTTTAGTGGTTAAGTCGGTACAAACTTTTTTGCAGCCCTTTgtactgtagaccgccaggcttctctggccatgggattcttcaggcaagaatactggagtgggttgccatccccgttctccaggggatcttcccccacctAGAGAtcgacccacgtctcctgcattggcaggtggattctttaccactgagccaggagggaagcccatAGCATGCTTATATTACttagtaaaatataaatacaagcACTTACCCATGTTATATACTAATACTCGTCACCTTCTCATTTGTCACTTTGACTTATCAAAAACAGTGGCACAGTTCCTTAGGCGCATACCTGGGCCACTCTAAGTGAAAAGGCTACTCTGGATTTCTAACAAACAGAGCTGTACAATAAAACTAAACGTTCTTTTTTGACCAAATGGTAAAAAAATTCTCAGAATTGGCATTGGAGATTTCTCTCTTTTAGTTCACGCTTCAGGCCCTAAAACTGTATCAAGAAATAGACAAAGTTTTCAGAAGACGCGCTGAAAATGTTGCTAAGGAATATTTCTAATCACCTATTCctgtgaaagtatttttaaatacataaatactgaTTCTGTGTATTTTAACATAACTTTTCTCTCTTCATAAACTTTTGCTTTGTGAAGTACTTCATTGTTTGGTACTTTAGGAATAATTTCAACAGGCGACTAATCCAGAGATTGCTTGGTGTGATGGAATGGCCTGTAGGCTTGAAATTCAGAGACCAGGCTTCAGGTTACCATTTGATAAACTCTTAACTAGAAAATCAACTGCCtcatcagtgaaagtgaaagttgaaatACATGACAGTTACCATTCCTTTTTACTTGGCAAACATGGGGTTCGCTTAGTTCAGATATTTTGAGTCTTAAGCTCATAACTGTTAATACCGGAGCTATGCATTTTTCCTGTGGTTAGTTTTGCACTCACAGCTggtatgcgaagagctgacacattggaaaagaccctgatgctgggaaagactgtaggcaaaagaagaagggggcgacagaggatgaggtggttgaatggcaccacccactcaatgggcatgagtctgagcaaactccagaaggtagtgaaggacggggaagcttggcatgctgcagttcatggggttataaagagttggacatgacttagggactaaacagtaGACCTGGGATAATTCTGTGTTTGTTCTTGGGCAAGCTACTTCTCTGAGTTTTAGGTTCATGATTTTTAATAATGGGATGAAGAAATATAAGCTATAataaggattaagtgagataatgtatccttttttgttggtaaagtaagcAGTGTCTTCATTCTTCCTTGGAAAGAAACTGAACAAACCTTTATTTGCTTTGGTGAGCAAATAGGATAATAGTAGCTTTAACTTGCTTAGCATGGACTTTTGGCTAGACAAACTTGGGTTCCAATTCTGGATTTGTAGTAATGAGCCAAGTGACCTGAGACAGGTTCTTAGCCTCTTAAAGCCTCAGTTTGTTCATCAGAAAATGGAAATGCTGCCTAGTTCATTTGGCTTTAAGGGATCAGGTTGTGTTGAGCTTTGTTGAGCTTGAAGAACTGGCACATTGTAGCTGCTCAGCTAATGTTTCTCCTTTCTCCAACCAGAAGGAGAATggtgttatatatttattttgattttgataAATGGTTTAGAAACTTGTTTGGGTTTTAATTTAATGGAATAGGATCTTGCAGGAacaagtttattttactttttatgttcAAATTTAGCACTGTGTCACAAAAATTGTTTCTCACTATTTGTTGAATAGATCATTTGTGAGGTAAAGACATTATCTATTCCTTAAATCTGTTAATATGCAGACTGCTCACTGTTAAAACCTTTCTTAGGGGATTATGTAACTAGATGAACAATGAACCCTCCTTTTTAGAAGTATTTGCTGTGAGAGAACCTTACTTTTCAGTTAATTAAATAATCCATTCATTTAGTAAGTCATTTAATTATCTGTTTATCTTGAGACTTCAGGATATTTGTGATAAAGTCAGTGTGAAACAGTATAGGCTACTGGTTAAAAGCCAAGACTAGTGACAAATGGAAAATCTAGATTCTGCCTCTTACTATCATCATGGTCAAATTACATTTTATGCTTTTGTGAAATTAGGTTCATAGTACCTACCTCTAAGTAGAATAACGTTTATAAAGCAGTCATGGCAGATCTAGGCACATAGACTGCTGACCAAATCTAAAGGGCCTTGGGCCCTGACATAAAGTGAGTACTGATGCTGTTGACTTTTGTTTTCTGATGAGATAgacttttaatggaaaaaattagAGGCTATTTGGAAAAAGATAAACTGATTATCAGGGGAATTAGGCTGCTAATCCCAGCTTTTCTCCTTTAGGCCAGTAGACATTTGAATTAtactttgtttctttgcttttaagaTGAAGAGGCTAGACTGTGTGCTGTCTTCAGATTTCCTCAGACTTCAATGTTCTGATGTATGCTGCAAGTTTTCGAGGTTGATGGGCTTGATCATCTCTCCGCTAGATGCACAGCTCTGTGCTAGGTTTTATGGGTGAAAATGTAATGGATAGCTTCTGCTGTCCAGAAGTTAATGACCTAGTTGGGAAGATAGGCGAAACCAAGTAACTGCTGAAAGGAGAAGTGTAGTCAGTAAGTTTGGATTCCCGTTATCTAGACTGGTTAGAAGTAAAACTTAAGTGGATGGATACCATGTGTTGGTCTCTAGATCCAGCTGACTTGCTGTCTGTCACCAGCCTTCCGTCTCACTTGCTAATACATCCTCAGTAAGCCACCCCTGCTCTTTCATATAATGAGGCCATGATACTCCCTTCAGAGTATCATTATTAGGCTCTCCGTTTGAGCAAGAGCTGACTTAGAGCTTTGAACTGGATTGCCTAGATGATGTAGAACTTTCATCTCTtgattgcttccttttttttcccctcaatttcAAAACTTCGATTACTGCCTTTTCTCTagtgtctcattttttttaatgctgtttttTTGCTTCACATTAcatttgtgtatatttgtgtCTCATTTTACACAAATGTAATGTGAAGCAAAAAaagttagcattaaaaaaaattgagacacTAGAGAAACGGCAGTAATCGAAGTTTTgaaattgaggggaaaaaaaaggaagcaatcaAGAGATGAAAGTTCTACATCATCTAGGCAATCCAGTTCAAAGCTCTAAGTCAGCTCTTGCTCAAACGGAGAGCCGTTATAATTGCCTCACGTTAcatttgtgtatatttgtgtctcatttttggagaaggcgatggcaccccactccagtactcttgcctggaaaatcccgtggatggaggagcctggtgggctgcagtccatgggatcgcagagagtcggacgcgactgagcgacttcactttcacttttcactttcatgcattggagagggaaatggcaacccactccagtgttcttgcctggagaatcccagggacgggggagcctggtgggctgccatctatagggtcacacagagtcggacacgactgaagcgacttagcagcagcagtgtttcattttttctttgtttagagTATTAAACTGAAGTACtgaaaattgcttttctttttctaataggTTGCTGGCACGTTCTTTCCCTTCAAAACAGGTCTTTCTGTCAGTCTTTAGGATCTGATCCCtttttttattcaacaaaaattCAGCTATAGGCCATATACTTataatttagatttaaaaatactatacCTCAAGCATAGTAACCACTGattcaatatatataaaatgaaaatgcaattaatcggtgacctcatgaactgtggcAAAGCCAAAATTGAAAATTACTGATCTgtagaacaaaaaaattacatttgaTTGTGAGAAGGGCCATCTTACTGTTTTGATCactgtttttgtttaatttgtgAGACTTACCCACAAAATTTTTATTAAGAGTGGACTGTTCAGTAGGTACATATAGGAGTGTATAGGTTGCAAGTGGTTCCGTTCAAATCCTAGTTTTCCACTTGCTACccatgtgactctgggcaagttccAGAGTACTGTGTTCCAGTTTCCCAGACTAAAATGGGGACATAATAGCCCCTATATCATGAAgttgctgtgaaaattaaatgagaaaacgtATGTAAAGTTCTGTGTCTGGCACTTGGTAACACAATGCATGTTAGCTGTTAATGTTGTGATAAGTTAGTaatgtcccaggcaagagtagtatTCATGTATTAGATATTGAGACAACTGACTAAGTAGCTAAGATAAAGAAAATTGGTTGTCTGGGGTTTGAAGAGAGGATGGGCAGGCAGctttttattataaacatttgcttgcactatttaattttcttaagggcttcccattctttcatagctcagttggtaaagaatctacctgcaatccaggggtcctgggtttgatccttgggttgggaagatctcctggagaaggaaatggcaacccattccaatattcttgcctggagaatcccatggacagaggagcctggcaggctacagtccatgggctcaaaaggagttagacatgacttagcaactaaaccaacaccaaaggcttctcaggtggctcaatagtaaagaatctgcctgccaagcaggggacatgggcttcagtccctgggttgggaagatcccctataaaaggaaatggcaacccactccagtattcttgctgggaaatcccatggacagaggagcatggtgggctatagtccatggggtcacaaaagagctggacatgacttagtgactaaacaacagttttCTTAAAGATGTGTGCTTTGATCTAAGAGTGTTTATTGAAAAGCTAAGTATGGTCTTCATGCTTTGATAGGCCACAGAGTAAGTCattataaaataacaaaagatgAATTGGTGGCCTTCAGGTCCCTCTGGAGAGATGAaggtgcacctgtgtgtgtgtattttgttaacatttttaaatgcattgtGGACCTCCTTTCCTCTAGAGAGTATCTTTAAGGGTGTCTTAGGGTTGGTTAGTCAGTTAAGGCATCTTGATGTAGTGTGCCTTTAACAGAACTCCCAACAGGCATGTAATGCTTAAGGATGTTATGATTAGATTCTGTTACAGATAGgtaatttaagaataaaatatcaaatagatTAAACTGTGGAATTTGAAAAATTGATTGAAGGCAGTATTTGTATTTACAAAATATGCAGGTAAAATTCTCACCCAGTGCAATAACTATACATTTGTAGGATGATACTGTTAAATTCTCCTTAGCTATAAGCAGCTAATTTGAAAGTAGAGTGAAACTTGAGCTTTCTGTGAGATATTATGAAAAACTTAATTTCCTGAATTATAGAGggttaacaaaatattttttgttttagtctCAGTTGTTGAAGATTTGTCAAGTGAGTTACTTTGACTTTTTAGGgttaatacatattaaatatgatAGAATCTTTCTTTGATAAATCAGAATATTATAGTGTCTTAGGCTCATTTTTCTGATTATCAACAATTATTGTTGAGATGGAAACAGTAGGGATGAGTATACCTGCAGggtttttttgtatatatatcagATAACTTATGtttttttctcagttgttttATACTAGGAACAATCAACTGAGAAATAATAACTAATGGTTGAGAAGTTACTGTACCCTCGTTCAGTTTTTTAGAATAACTTTCTAATTATGAACATCTATTAATTTATGGAAGATTTGCTGAAGGATGAACCAGATTGGTGGCCAGAACTATTCTCATTCTCGTgaagataaatgaatggatgagtgagtgagtgaaggaaCACACTGTTCTGTGCCTGAAGGAGTTGCTTGTCGTGTTAGTTAGAGTCCTTGGACTGCGAATGTCACCAGCCTTCTTAAAATCTCCTTGGGCAAGAAAGGGGGTTTCCTCATTCACAGAGCCCACACGTGGGCTGGGCTCAAGGGTAGCTGGAACGTGAGCCGAGGATGTCACCAAGACGGTCTTCTCTCTCGTCTCATCCCTGCCTTTCAGCTTCATTTTCTCCTTATGCAGAGTAGGTTCTGTGTTCTCTGCAGTGGGGACATGGATGCCAGCATCATGTCTACAACCTCGGCTGACCATCAGAGAGGGACTGCATGTCTTTCCTCCTTCCACGCTGGAAAGGGGAAGCAGGGCCTCCTGACTTAGTTTGTGTGCCCACTCCTGTGACCACGGGAGAGAGCGTAAACTTGGCCAAGGTTTCTTGCTTGGAATCGGAGGAGGAAGAGTTTCCTTTAAGAAGGAGTGCTGCAGGGAAACTGTTTCTGTGCTCTGCACGcttaatgtgaagaactgtctcTTTGCTTCGTTCCAGTCTTCTCGTTTTCTACGTACTTCGGGACTCTAATTACACTGCACTCATTGTTAACAGGAAATGTTCTAGTTGAGCTACTGAATAGCATTCTGCATGAATAATCCAGACTATGACTGGGAAACATTCTCTGTAAAGGCCGGATAGAAAGTATTTTCAAGTTTGTGGACCGTGTAGTCTCTGGAGCAGCGACTCAGCTCAGTGGTGATTGTATGGAAGCAGTTGTAGGCAATATGGGATTGAATGAGTgtgctgtgtttcaataaaactttatatataaacTTAGGTGCTGGGCCAGATTTGAATTATAGGCTCTATTTGCCAGCCCCGATCTAGATAATATGTAAGAACTCCAagaaatttatgttaaaatatatagttCAGTGCATTAAACCGCATTCACTGCTGGTATGCAATAATTTCATCTCCCATCAGCCCGGGAGATGGGTTGGGTAAAATAAgaatgtatgtgtctgtgtgtgtgtgtttattagaACCTTATGGAGGACTTATGCTTCCATATACACATTTCAAAGTTTCTAATTTAGTATTTGGGTTTGTGGTATGTATGTTTTGAAAAACTTTCAGAGGTGATACTGTAAACAGTCCCATACTTTATCCTACCCTCTCTGATACACACTTGATATGTGGGAaaagttttattgtttgtttttcttttttgcacaaGAAGGAAGAAGGATGCTAATTTGAGATTTAAGGTATAAGGCATTGTATTGTGTGCTTTTTTTGTTATTTCCTCAGTCTTCTGATAATCACAAGTGTAATTGCTAACAGTTATCAAATTATAACTGTGAGCTGGCCACTGTCCTAAGCAGTTTTGCAtatatgttcattcatttaattccCACACCTTCTTACAAAGGAGAGGATCGAGGCATAGAGAGGGTAACTTGGTGGTAAGTAGCAGAACTGAACTtgaattcagggcttccctggtggctcagaggttaaagtgtctgcctgcaatgcaggagacctgggttcctctctgggttgggaagatcccctagagaaggaaatggcaacccactccagcattcttgcatggagaatcccatggacagaggaccctggtggactagagtccacggggtcacaaagagttggacacgactgagtgacttcactttcacttttaagctGCTTAAATCCAGTTGCCCCTTTAGTATTGTGCAGCAGCTTGTGATAGTGATGATACAGTTGATTTAATAGCTGGCTGTGATAGCAAATATCcttgatattataaaaaatttttttaatagattaatTTTTAGAATAGTTTCCGGTTCGCAGCAACAtagagcagaaagtacagagaattcccatatACCAGGGGTCAACAACTTGCACTGGAGGTGGCATGTTTGTTACAGTCATTGAACCTGCATTGACCCATCATTATCATCCAAAATCTGTACTTTACTTCCGGTTCTCTTCTAGGTTTTaatatgggttttgacaaatgaataatgacatgtatctactattacagtatcatacagaatagttccaTTACCCTAAAAATGCTCTGTGTTCTGTCTActcatccctctctctctctgctaacTCTGGCAACCTCTGATCTTTTTGCTGTTTCCATAGTTATCCCTTTATCATAATGTCAtgtacagttgatccttgaacacaTGGGCTTGAACTTTGTGAATCTACTTACgcatggattttttttcagtattaaatACTACAGTACCATGTGCATCTTGTGTGtgcatcacaagctggaatcaagatttctgggagaaatatcaacctcagatatgcagataatgctaccctaatggcaaaaagcaaagagagattaaacaacttcttgatgaaggtggaagaggagagtgaaaaagctggcttaaaactcaacattcagagacttaagatcatggcatccggtgccttcacttcatggcaaaatgcatggggaaacagtggaaacagcggtaGATATTATTttcctggtctccaaaatcactgcagatggtgaccacatcTATGatgttaaaagactcttgctccttggaagaaaaactgtgacaaaactagacagtgtattaaaaagcagagacattactttgttgacaaaggtccgtctagtcaaaactgtggtttttccagtagtcatgtacagatgtgagagttgggccataaagaaggttgagcactgaagaattgatgctttcgaactgtggtgctggagaagactcttggagagtcccttggacagcaaggagatcaaaccagtcaatcctaaaggaaatcaatcctgaatattaactggaaggactgatgctgaagctgaagctccaatacttcggccctCTGATCGAATAGCcaaccattggaaaagaccctgatgctaggaaagatggagggcaggagaaggggtaacagaattgagatggttggatggcatcatcaactcaatggacatgagtttgaggaaagtctgggagatggtgatggacagggcagcttgGTATGTTGTAGTCCActgggtggcagagtcagacatgatttaatgACTGAACAGTGGACAACAATGTGCATATTACAGTCAACAGTGTCTTTGATTCTGAGGAATCCTACCTCTAAGTAAAGTTTAGAGTAGCACGTGGCACGGAGTTAGGTGTTACTTGTTTTAcggtcttccctttctttctgctGTTCAGGATTATGAGAGAGAGAATTGTTCAGTGTTGTTGAATCTGTTTGTGCCTTGGAGATTTTATCTCCCTGCACTGTAATTATAAATATGCATTAGTCTTCATTCATAATTCTGTAATTTTTATAACCATGAATAAAATGTAGACATTATTTTCTAAGGAAGTTTTGCTTTCGATTTAACACTTGatataatatttgttattttcttacTTGTCTCCTTTTTCCTGAGGATAACTGAATGTTATTGCTTAGTTGCagagtccaactctgcaatcc
This region of Ovis canadensis isolate MfBH-ARS-UI-01 breed Bighorn chromosome 3, ARS-UI_OviCan_v2, whole genome shotgun sequence genomic DNA includes:
- the LOC138931505 gene encoding uncharacterized protein, with translation MPGESVSPSRGSGEAEGEREGEREPRRRRRGRRRLLPFPPCRPLCPLPLGARGALRARARVGPARAGARSAALRRGRRARGSGRGRRRAGAGPGLPQPCASGCRGDSAAQRGGNPVLHVENLAAAQPRGQGSEPCSRDSGARAVGTAHASKSRCPDPRPPGPVLSDLGCSHHPAPRTSFGTLRLESRCASLLEKEKRTPSSALRKIVPQFMPPGGPRKTRIKLGISS